A single region of the Carassius gibelio isolate Cgi1373 ecotype wild population from Czech Republic chromosome A14, carGib1.2-hapl.c, whole genome shotgun sequence genome encodes:
- the LOC128027311 gene encoding neuroblast differentiation-associated protein AHNAK-like isoform X34, which yields MADEQDTREVLFPQWMGADKHGLTIEQKGQGEIFVKEVKDESPAAHTGNVHEGDQIVGATIYFDNMSSEETAELLKTLNQHKVGLKLQNKTGDKSPCRSPMGTLSWEGRGGLGGSSSDIFLSGDDEDYKRIYTKKIKPRLKSEDLAEGVDVRTERHSSTSSDGCTITTITRRITTYTVDVPGGTSQQIDHSSPEFKIQVLQHEQLEGDTTPIRLPHSSLVSGVHRGIKMGDISLSGPHMTGSCVKHCSTESSKTTSELDGSGKEITFNVSDTGLSGGKGQRVIEHIRRTEVTAGSSEHSGNVTMGLGKDVKNIYSPSMMGGTELSTVKDSHVSGFSISGDTGDSIGRESLSKFHKDGSDDKTKLSKVTIDVQRPKESPNVEVNFNNQNLKDFSQRGFSITGNQEISAQEPDTVVSLSKADVKITSTDMDIRGLELKIDGHKGIVKDVTFDVPSNTAQRISMPDVDLNLKGQKAKRNLSAPNVEGVKGDFTVPKVKIPSFGFKTSEVKGPDVDANLVKAKMEIRTQDVDMNTPELNILRSEGKVKDPQIKMPSISGPKISVSEMNLNVKGSTLKEDINVSTQKVEGDVKAPKIEGPELQGTDGHFKIPKMKMPSFGIHASKVEGPDVDVNLPYADMKIKSPELDINGCEGKINGSKFKMSMPDVDLNLKGPKLKGDVDVSIPKVEGDIKAPKAEIECPDIEGPESGFKMPKIKMPSFGMKGPKVEGPDVNVKIPKVNTEVKAPEVDIKAPELDIAGTEGKIKGPKFKMSTVSGPKMSMSDVDFNLKGPKLKGDVDVSIPKVEGDLKAPKVEIEGPDIEGPEGHFKMPKFHMPSFGMKGPKVEGPDVDVKIPKADIGVKAPDIDINAPELDIEGPEGKIKGPKLKIPSISGPNISMPDVDFNLKGPKLKGDVDVSIPKVEGDLKAPKVEIEGPDIEGPEGHFKMPKFHMPSFGMKGPKVEGPDVDVKIPKADIGIKAPDININAPELDVEGPEGKIKGPKFKIPSISGPNISMPNVDFNLKGPKLKGDVDMSIPKVEGDLKAPKVEIEGPAIEGPEGHFKMPKFHMPSFGMKGPKVEGPDVDVKIPKADIGIKAPDIDINAPELDVEGPEGKIKGPKFKIPSISGPNISMPNVDFNLKGPKLKGDVDVSIPKVEGDLKGPKVEVEGPDIEGPDGRFKMAKFRMPSFGMKGPKVEGPDVDVKIPKADIEVNAPDIDINAPELDIEGPEGKIKGPKFKIPSISGPNISMPDVDFNLKGPKLKGDVDMSIPKVEGDLKAPKVEIEGPAIEGPEGHFKMPKFHMPSFGMKGPKVEGPDVDVKIPKADIGIKAPDIDINAPELDVEGPEGKIKGPKFKIPSISGPNISMPNVDFNLKGPKLKGDVDVSIPKVEGDLKAPKVEVEGPDIEGPAGRFKMAKFRMPSFGMKGPKVEGPDVDLKIPKADIEVNAPDIDINAPELDIEGPEGKIKGPKFKIPSISGPNISMPDVDFNLKGPKLKGDVDVSMPKVEGDLKAPKGEIGGPVIGGPQGRFKMPKFRMPSFGMKGPKVEGPDVDVKIPKADIEVNAPDMDIRAPELNIEGPEGKTKGPKFKLPTMSDPKISMPDVDFNLKGPKLKGDVDVSMPKVEGDLKAPKGEIEGPDIEGPEGHFKKPKFHMPSFGMKGPKVEGPDVDVKIPKADIGVKVPDMDINAPELDFEGPEGKIKGPKFNMPSISGPKLSMPDFDFNLKGPKLKGDIDVSIPKVEGDLKAPKVEIEGPDIEGPDGHFKMPKFHMPSFGMKGPKVEGPDVDVKIPKADIEVKAPDIDINAPELDIEGPEGKIKGPKLKIPSISGPKISMPDVDFNLKGPKLKGDVDMSIPRVEGDLKAPKVEIGGPDIEGPQGRFKMPKFRMPSFGMKGTKVEGPDVDVKIPEADIEVNAPDMDIRAPELNIEGPEGKIKGPKVKLPTMSGPKISMPDVDFNLKGPKLKGDVDVSMPKVEGDLKAPNVEIEGPDIEGPDGRFKMPKFHMPSFGMKGPKVEGPDVDVKIPKADIEVNAPDVDIKAPELDIKGPEGKIKGPKFNMPSISGPKLSMPDFDFNLKGPKLKGDIDVSIPKVEGDLKAPKVEIEGPDIEGPDGRVKMPKFHMPSFGMKGPKVEGPDVNVKIPKEDIEVKAPDIDINAPELDIEGPEGKIKGPKYNMPSFSGPKLSMPDFDFNLKGPKLKGDVDVSIPKLEGDIDVPKVEIEGPEGGFKMPKMKMPSFKMKGPQVEGPDVDVKIPKADIEVKAPDMDINAPELDIDLPEGKIKGPKVKMPSVSGPEGPNVEINFPETNVKKPKFKMPKFGFKGSKIEAPDVDFKHPKGSKVKGQAGVSLEGDVFMPKLEVDSSSVEIKSPEGGFKMPKFKMPKFGFKSPQEDIDVSVPCGDVDLNSPDIDIKTCDLKVEGPEGRIKGTKFKMPSISGTNISLPDVDLNFKSPKVKSDIDVSGPRISGDIKAPKMDIECPDVDLEGPEGGFKMPKMKMPLFGFKGPKLEGSDIDINLSKADVDIKGPEIDIKTPDLDIEGPEGKIKGPKFNMPSISGPKISMQDVNLNLKSPKVKGDLDFSVPKISGDIKAPKVDIEGPDINLEGPEGDFKMPSFGLKGPKVEGPDVDISLPKADVDIKGPEIDVKVPDLDIEAPDGGLKHVRPLKFTGPNLGIKSSGGNLSMPEKDLGARIDVKSPDINISGTDANIKVPKMNKSKFSIRVKSPKLDADIPDSGGSAEGPDIDVKENKGKFKLSKVKGKSKTFDGDLKLETNEPDLQMKSIKVKKPLFGKLHFPNVEFDIKSPKVKGSSSASGTIKSNVDLPSASLKTDIQTPDFSGPNFQTKGGKIKMLNLGISGSEIKTPELDVRNVSLDLPEKAFNSQDVSVAGSGINGKSRANIDLEGKIQDVRLTVPAVNVHGGALDADLNLTEQKGVKGSIEIPGFNVRGQKEETASGLDVKPDASLSGVMEYQDVNVTFPKIKVPKFGVALPKVDSGELAAGSKVSSQSLEMENTEMKSSGGKVKVKMPKLFTKSKSKGGSAADLTVEGEEIDVTSKGGAKVSKEFSLSSGELTSGKLAVEGSSGFKVTPKSKSASLDLLKRKPLHSSSVSDEGGLASPVSAEGHLQTEGGNVSVDVGEKVKGKKGKFKFATVGGFSSKSKGSYEVTDESEVRMEGAGGVAQSSKKSRMSSSSSNDSGSKSSFRLPRLEIAVSQKK from the exons AGTGGGGATGACGAAGACTATAAAAGAATCTACACTAAGAAAATTAAACCAAGACTAAAGTCTGAGGATCTTGCTGAGGGTGTTGATGTACGCACAGAACGTCACAGCAGCACAAGCAGTGATGGTTGCACCATTACTACAATCACTCGTCGAATAACTACCTACACTGTGGATGTGCCCGGGGGGACTAGTCAGCAGATTGATCACTCAAGCCCTGAGTTCAAAATTCAGGTTTTGCAACATGAGCAGTTGGAGGGGGATACTACTCCGATCAGATTACCACATAGTAGCCTTGTTAGTGGTGTACACAGAGGTATAAAAATGGGTGACATATCTCTTAGCGGGCCTCATATGACTGGCTCCTGTGTGAAGCACTGTAGCACAGAATCTTCCAAAACAACAAGTGAATTAGATGGTAGTGggaaagaaattacatttaatgtgtCAGACACTGGACTGTCAGGTGGAAAAGGACAGAGGGTGATAGAACATATTCGAAGGACTGAAGTTACTGCAGGGAGTAGTGAACACTCTGGCAACGTTACCATGGGGTTAGGCAAAGACGTGAAAAATATTTATTCTCCAAGTATGATGGGAGGAACTGAACTTTCTACAGTAAAGGACTCTCATGTTTCAGGTTTTTCCATTAGTGGAGATACAGGGGACAGTATTGGGAGAGAATCTTTGTCTAAATTTCATAAGGATGGGTCTGATGATAAAACCAAATTGTCTAAGGTTACCATAGATGTTCAGAGACCCAAGGAAAGTCCAAATGTAGAGGTGAATTTTAACAATCAAAATCTCAAAGATTTTAGTCAGAGAGGTTTTAGCATAACTGGGAATCAGGAAATTTCAGCTCAGGAACCTGATACAGTAGTAAGTCTATCCAAAGCTGATGTTAAAATCACATCAACAGATATGGACATTAGGGGTCTGGAGCTTAAAATTGATGGACATAAGGGTATAGTAAAAGATGTTACATTTGATGTGCCGTCAAATACTGCTCAAAGAATTTCTATGCCAGATGTGGATTTGAACCTGAAAGGACAAAAAGCGAAAAGAAATTTGTCTGCTCCAAATGTTGAGGGAGTCAAAGGTGACTTTACTGTTCCAAAGGTCAAAATACCCTCATTTGGATTTAAAACTTCAGAAGTGAAGGGTCCTGATGTtgatgcaaatcttgtcaaagcCAAAATGGAGATTAGAACACAAGATGTGGATATGAATACTCCAGAGCTTAACATTTTGAGATCTGAAGGAAAAGTTAAAGATCCCCaaatcaaaatgccatcaatCTCTGGTCCTAAGATTTCAGTGTCTGAAATGAACTTAAATGTAAAAGGGTCAACACTAAAAGAGGACATCAACGTGTCTACTCAAAAAGTGGAAGGAGATGTTAAGGCACCTAAGATTGAGGGTCCAGAACTTCAAGGTACTGATGGTCATTTTAAaataccaaaaatgaaaatgccttCATTTGGAATCCATGCTTCAAAAGTAGAGGGCCCTGATGTTGATGTAAATCTTCCCTATGCTGACATGAAAATCAAAAGTCCAGAGCTTGACATTAATGGATGTGAGGGAAAGATCAACGGCTCCAAATTCAAAATGTCTATGCCAGATGTTGACCTCAATCTAAAAGGTCCAAAACTGAAAGGTGATGTTGATGTTTCTATTCCAAAAGTGGAAGGAGATATTAAAGCACCAAAAGCTGAGATAGAATGCCCAGACATTGAAGGACCCGAGAGTGGTTTTAAGATGCCAAAGATCAAAATGCCATCATTCGGAATGAAGGGGCCAAAAGTGGAAGGACCAGATGTTAATGTGAAAATCCCTAAAGTCAATACTGAAGTTAAGGCACCAGAGGTGGATATCAAAGCTCCAGAGTTAGACATTGCAGGAACTGAAGGAAAAATCAAGGGCCCCAAATTCAAGATGTCAACAGTGTCTGGTCCAAAGATGTCTATGTCAGATGTTGACTTCAACCTGAAAGGTCCAAAACTGAAAGGTGATGTTGACGTGTCCATTCCCAAAGTGGAAGGAGATcttaaagcaccaaaagttgagaTTGAAGGCCCAGacattgaaggacctgagggtCATTTTAAGATGCCAAAGTTCCACATGCCATCATTTGGAATGAAGGGTCCAAAAGTGGAGGGTCCAGATGTTGATGTGAAAATCCCTAAAGCTGATATTGGAGTTAAGGCTCCAGATATTGACATTAATGCTCCAGAGTTAGACATTGAAG GTcctgagggaaaaatcaagggccCCAAGTTGAAGATCCCATCAATTTCTGGCCCAAATATTTCTATGCCAGATGTTGACTTCAACCTGAAAGGTCCAAAACTCAAAGGTGATGTTGACGTGTCCATTCCTAAAGTGGAAGGAGATcttaaagcaccaaaagttgagaTTGAAGGCCCAGacattgaaggacctgagggtCATTTTAAGATGCCAAAGTTCCACATGCCATCATTTGGAATGAAGGGTCCAAAAGTGGAGGGTCCAGATGTTGATGTGAAAATCCCTAAAGCTGATATTGGAATTAAGGCTCCAGATATTAACATCAATGCTCCAGAGTTAGACGTTGAAGGTcctgagggaaaaatcaagggccCCAAATTCAAGATTCCATCAATCTCTGGCCCAAATATTTCTATGCCAAATGTTGACTTCAACCTGAAAGGTCCAAAACTGAAAGGTGATGTTGACATGTCCATTCCCAAAGTGGAAGGAGATcttaaagcaccaaaagttgagaTTGAAGGCCCAGCcattgaaggacctgagggtCATTTTAAGATGCCAAAGTTCCACATGCCATCATTTGGAATGAAGGGTCCAAAAGTGGAGGGTCCAGATGTTGATGTGAAAATCCCTAAAGCTGATATTGGAATTAAGGCTCCAGATATTGACATCAATGCTCCAGAGTTAGACGTTGAAGGTcctgagggaaaaatcaagggccCCAAGTTCAAGATCCCATCAATCTCTGGCCCAAATATTTCTATGCCAAATGTTGACTTCAACCTGAAAGGTCCAAAACTGAAAGGTGATGTTGATGTGTCCATTCCAAAAGTGGAAGGAGATCTTAAAGGACCAAAAGTTGAGGTTGAAGGCCCAGACATTGAAGGACCTGATGGTCGTTTTAAGATGGCAAAGTTCCGCATGCCATCATTCGGAATGAAGGGTCCAAAAGTGGAGGGTCCAGATGTTGATGTGAAAATTCCTAAAGCCGATATTGAAGTTAATGCACCAGATATTGACATCAATGCTCCAGAGTTAGACATTGAAGGTcctgagggaaaaatcaagggccCCAAGTTCAAGATCCCATCAATCTCTGGCCCAAATATTTCTATGCCAGATGTTGACTTCAACCTGAAAGGTCCAAAACTGAAAGGTGATGTTGACATGTCCATTCCCAAA GTGGAAGGAGATcttaaagcaccaaaagttgagaTTGAAGGCCCAGCcattgaaggacctgagggtCATTTTAAGATGCCAAAGTTCCACATGCCATCATTTGGAATGAAGGGTCCAAAAGTGGAGGGTCCAGATGTTGATGTGAAAATCCCTAAAGCTGATATTGGAATTAAGGCTCCAGATATTGACATCAATGCTCCAGAGTTAGACGTTGAAG GTcctgagggaaaaatcaagggccCCAAGTTCAAGATTCCATCAATCTCTGGCCCAAATATTTCTATGCCAAATGTTGACTTCAACCTGAAAGGTCCAAAACTGAAAGGTGATGTTGATGTGTCCATTCCAAAAGTGGAAGGAGATcttaaagcaccaaaagttgaggTTGAAGGCCCAGACATTGAAGGACCTGCTGGTCGTTTTAAGATGGCAAAGTTCCGCATGCCATCATTCGGAATGAAGGGTCCAAAAGTGGAGGGTCCAGATGTTGATCTGAAAATTCCTAAAGCCGATATTGAAGTTAATGCACCAGATATTGACATCAATGCTCCAGAGTTAGACATTGAAGGTcctgagggaaaaatcaagggccCCAAGTTCAAGATCCCATCAATCTCTGGCCCAAATATTTCTATGCCAGATGTTGACTTCAACCTGAAAGGTCCAAAACTGAAAGGTGATGTTGATGTGTCCATGCCCAAAGTGGAAGGAGATCTTAAAGCACCAAAAGGTGAGATTGGAGGCCCAGTCATTGGAGGACCTCAGGGTCGTTTTAAGATGCCAAAGTTCCGCATGCCATCATTCGGAATGAAGGGTCCAAAAGTGGAAGGTCCAGATGTTGATGTGAAAATCCCTAAAGCTGATATTGAAGTTAATGCTCCAGATATGGACATCAGAGCTCCCGAGTTAAacattgaaggacctgagggaaAAACCAAGGGTCCCAAATTCAAGTTGCCAACAATGTCTGATCCAAAGATTTCTATGCCAGATGTTGACTTCAACCTGAAAGGTCCAAAACTGAAAGGTGATGTTGATGTGTCCATGCCCAAAGTGGAAGGAGATCTTAAAGCACCAAAAGGTGAGATTGAAGGCCCAGacattgaaggacctgagggtCATTTTAAGAAGCCAAAGTTCCACATGCCATCATTCGGAATGAAGGGTCCAAAAGTGGAGGGTCCAGATGTTGATGTGAAAATCCCTAAAGCTGATATTGGAGTTAAGGTTCCAGATATGGATATCAACGCTCCAGAATTAGACTTTGAAGGAcctgagggaaaaatcaagggccCCAAATTTAACATGCCATCAATCTCTGGTCCAAAGCTTTCTATGCCAGACTTTGACTTCAACCTGAAAGGTCCAAAACTGAAAGGTGATATTGACGTGTCCATTCCTAAAGTGGAAGGAGATcttaaagcaccaaaagttgagaTTGAAGGCCCAGACATTGAAGGACCTGATGGTCATTTTAAGATGCCAAAATTCCACATGCCATCATTCGGAATGAAGGGTCCAAAAGTCGAGGGTCCAGATGTCGATGTGAAAATCCCTAAAGCCGATATTGAAGTTAAGGCTCCAGATATAGATATCAATGCTCCAGAGTTAGacattgaaggacctgagggaaaaatcaagggccCCAAATTAAAGATCCCATCAATCTCTGGCCCAAAGATTTCAATGCCAGATGTTGATTTTAACCTGAAAGGTCCAAAACTGAAAGGTGATGTTGACATGTCCATTCCCAGAGTGGAAGGAGATCtcaaagcaccaaaagttgagaTTGGAGGCCCAGACATTGAAGGACCTCAGGGTCGTTTTAAGATGCCAAAGTTCCGCATGCCATCATTCGGAATGAAGGGTACAAAAGTGGAAGGTCCAGATGTTGATGTGAAAATCCCTGAAGCCGATATTGAAGTTAATGCTCCAGATATGGACATCAGAGCTCCCGAGTTAAacattgaaggacctgagggaaaaatcaagggTCCCAAAGTCAAGTTGCCAACAATGTCTGGTCCAAAGATTTCTATGCCAGATGTTGACTTCAACCTGAAAGGTCCAAAACTGAAAGGTGATGTTGACGTGTCCATGCCCAAAGTGGAAGGAGATCTTAAAGCACCAAACGTTGAGATTGAAGGCCCAGACATTGAAGGACCTGATGGTCGTTTTAAGATGCCAAAATTCCACATGCCATCATTCGGAATGAAGGGTCCAAAAGTGGAGGGTCCAGATGTGGATGTGAAAATCCCTAAAGCCGATATTGAAGTTAATGCACCAGATGTGGATATCAAAGCTCCAGAGTTAGACATTAAAGGAcctgagggaaaaatcaagggccCTAAATTTAACATGCCATCAATCTCTGGTCCAAAGCTTTCTATGCCAGACTTTGACTTCAACCTGAAAGGTCCAAAACTAAAAGGTGATATTGACGTGTCCATTCCTAAAGTGGAAGGAGATcttaaagcaccaaaagttgagaTTGAAGGCCCAGACATTGAAGGACCTGATGGTCGTGTTAAGATGCCAAAATTCCACATGCCATCATTCGGAATGAAGGGTCCAAAAGTGGAGGGTCCAGATGTCAATGTGAAAATCCCTAAAGAAGATATTGAAGTTAAGGCTCCAGATATAGATATCAATGCTCCAGAGTTAGacattgaaggacctgagggaaAAATAAAGGGCCCCAAATACAACATGCCATCATTCTCCGGTCCAAAGCTTTCTATGCCAGACTTTGACTTCAACCTGAAAGGTCCAAAACTGAAAGGTGATGTTGATGTGTCCATTCCTAAACTGGAAGGAGATATTGATGTACCAAAAGTTGAAATTGAAGGACCTGAGGGTGGTTTTAAgatgccaaaaatgaaaatgccatcATTTAAAATGAAGGGTCCACAAGTGGAGGGTCCAGATGTTGATGTGAAAATCCCTAAAGCTGATATTGAAGTTAAGGCTCCAGATATGGATATCAATGCTCCAGAGTTAGACATAGATTTGCCTGAAGGAAAAATCAAGGGCCCAAAAGTCAAGATGCCATCAGTATCTGGTCCTGAAGGTCCTAATGTTGAGATTAATTTTCCAgaaacaaatgtgaaaaagccAAAATTCAAAATGCCCAAGTTTGGATTTAAAGGGTCAAAAATTGAAGCACCTGATGTTGATTTCAAACATCCGAAAGGATCTAAAGTGAAAGGTCAAGCAGGTGTCAGTTTGGAGGGTGATGTCTTCATGCCAAAATTGGAAGTTGATTCTTCAAGTGTAGAAATTAAAAGTCCAGAGGGAGGATTCAAGATGCCAAAATTTAAAATGccaaaatttggttttaaatcacCCCAAGAAGATATTGATGTCAGTGTACCTTGTGGTGATGTTGATTTAAATTCACCTGATATTGACATCAAAACATGTGATCTTAAAGTTGAAGGACCTGAGGGACGAATCAAGGGCACCAAATTCAAAATGCCTTCTATATCTGGTACAAACATTTCTTTGCCAGATGTAGACTTAAACTTTAAAAGTCCAAAAGTCAAGAGTGATATTGATGTTTCTGGACCCAGGATTTCAGGGGACATAAAGGCTCCAAAGATGGATATTGAATGTCCTGATGTTGATTTAGAGGGCCCAGAAGGTGGTTTCAAAATGcctaaaatgaaaatgccatTATTTGGGTTCAAAGGTCCTAAATTGGAGGGCTCTGATATTGACATTAATCTCTCCAAAGCAGATGTTGACATTAAAGGACCTGAAATTGACATAAAAACACCTGATCTTGacattgaaggacctgagggGAAAATCAAAGGTCCCAAGTTCAACATGCCTTCCATATCAGGTCCAAAGATCTCTATGCAAGATGTCAACTTAAATCTTAAAAGCCCCAAAGTCAAGGGTGATTTGGATTTTTCTGTACCAAAGATTTCAGGGGACATAAAAGCTCCAAAAGTGGACATTGAAGGTCCTGATATTAATTTAGAGGGCCCAGAAGGTGACTTCAAAATGCCATCATTTGGGCTCAAAGGTCCTAAAGTGGAGGGCCCAGATGTTGACATCAGTCTTCCCAAAGCAGATGTTGACATTAAAGGACCTGAAATTGATGTTAAAGTTCCTGATCTTGACATTGAAGCCCCCGATGGTGGTTTAAAACATGTTAGGCCCCTCAAATTCACAGGTCCCAACCTTGGAATAAAGTCTTCAGGTGGCAATCTTTCAATGCCTGAAAAAGATTTAGGTGCGAGGATTGATGTCAAAAGCCCCGATATCAATATCAGTGGAACAGATGCAAATATCAAGGTgccaaaaatgaataaatctaaattttCAATTAGAGTTAAGAGCCCAAAACTGGATGCAGATATTCCTGATTCTGGTGGTAGTGCAGAAGGGCCTGATATAGATGTGAAAGAAAATAAGGGTAAATTCAAACTGTCTAAAGTGAAGGGAAAGTCTAAAACGTTTGATGGTGATCTCAAGTTGGAGACAAATGAACCTGACCTACAGATGAAGTCAATCAAAGTAAAGAAACCTCTTTTTGGAAAGTTACATTTTCCTAATGTGGAATTTGATATCAAATCTCCAAAAGTTAAAGGTAGTTCATCTGCATCTGGAACTATAAAATCTAATGTTGATTTGCCTTCTGCAAGCCTTAAAACTGatattcagacaccagatttCAGTGGTCCCAATTTCCAAACAAAAGGGGGAAAAATCAAAATGCTAAACCTCGGCATTTCTGGCTCTGAGATAAAAACTCCTGAACTGGATGTTAGAAATGTATCATTAGATCTTCCAGAAAAAGCTTTTAATTCCCAAGATGTCAGTGTAGCAGGATCAGGCATTAATGGAAAAAGCAGGGCTAACATTGACTTAGAAGGAAAAATACAGGATGTTAGGTTGACAGTGCCTGCTGTAAATGTTCATGGTGGTGCTTTAGATGCTGATTTAAATCTCACTGAACAAAAAGGAGTAAAAGGGAGCATAGAAATACCAGGCTTTAATGTACGAGGACAAAAAGAAGAGACTGCAAGTGGGCTAGACGTGAAGCCAGATGCATCATTATCTGGTGTGATGGAGTACCAAGATGTTAATGTAACCTTTCCTAAAATCAAAGTACCAAAGTTTGGTGTTGCATTGCCTAAAGTAGATTCAGGTGAATTGGCTGCTGGTTCTAAAGTTAGCTCCCAAAGTCTGGAAATGGAGAACACTGAAATGAAAAGCAGTGGTGGAAAAGTGAAAGTCAAAATGCCAAAATTATTTACCAAATCTAAATCTAAAGGTGGTAGTGCAGCTGATCTTACTGTTGAGGGAGAAGAAATTGATGTTACCAGTAAAGGTGGTGCAAAGGTGTCTAAGGAGTTTAGCCTTAGTTCTGGGGAATTGACAAGTGGCAAGTTAGCAGTAGAGGGAAGTTCTGGGTTTAAAGTTACACCAAAGAGTAAATCTGCCTCCCTTGACCTCTTAAAAAGAAAACCGCTTCACTCATCTTCTGTAAGTGATGAGGGAGGTTTAGCTTCCCCTGTTTCTGCTGAAGGCCACTTACAGACAGAGGGTGGCAATGTTTCAGTTGATGTTGGAGAAAAGGTTAAAGGCAAAAAAGGAAAGTTCAAGTTTGCCACAGTTGGAGGTTTTAGCTCAAAAAGTAAAGGTTCATATGAAGTGACCGATGAAAGCGAAGTTAGAATGGAGGGTGCTGGTGGAGTTGCTCAGTCTTCAAAGAAGTCCAGAATGTCATCATCATCTAGCAATGACAGTGGTTCAAAAAGCAGTTTTCGGTTACCACGACTCGAAATTGCGGTTTcccaaaaaaaatag